The nucleotide window ATCGGGCGCATCACTACTGCTCCGACGACACGCGTTTCGATGTTGCCGCGTCGGTCCCACTTTGACACGAAGCCTTCGGGCGGGCGGTTGAGTGGGAGCAGCCTTGGGAGCGGAGCAATTTCCTTCGCGAGTAGGGGGGGCGCCTCTACCGCTGACTTCGCCGGCTCGGGCTCTGCTCTCCGGGTCGGGGCGATGTCGATGGGCGGTTTGCTAGCCGGTCGCGGCGGTAATGGACCGTCCTCCGGAAAGTCATCTAAAACCGGTTCCGTTCTGGGCGGTTCGGCCGGGCGTTTACGATCGATTGCCGGGGCCTTTGTGATCTCTGGTTCTTCCCGGTTTTGTGCACCCTCCTTCGGGCGGAGCGTGCCACCCAGCACACAGGAGAGCAGCATTACTGCCCCAATCGAACCGACGATTACCACTGCTATAGCGCCTTCAGAACCCCGACTGGTGGCGCTACCGCCTCGGTTGAACGACGGCAAAAATCTGACGACCTCGACATTCGTACTTGCGCACTCGGGGCACCGCCGTGACACGTTCTTGCCACGGGGATACCACCGATAGCCGCAGCTAGCGCAACGGTTCTTTGGGCGCATCGGCATTGGGCGACACCTCACTGGCAAACTGAACCAAATCGGATTCTAGCAGTTTCACGTTCACGCAGTGCGGTTCTGGCCTTTGAGTGTGGTCCGCTCACTCCGTGAGCGGTCGCTCCGCGCGTTAGATTCGCTTCGCGGGCTTACCGGCTCCGGCGTTGTGCGTTACGCGCATCCGATACCCGGAGCGACCGCTCACGGAGTGAGCGGACCACACTCAACGCCTACTGCATGGGTACGCCACACCAACTCGAAACGACGGGACTCGCATTCGCCGTGGCTGTCCAGCACCCGCGCTGGATAGGATAGCTCGGCAGCAGGAACCGCCGCATGGACGATTCACACCCTTCCGGGTCCGACTTCTACGACCCGCGAACCGGCGGGCAGGCCCTGCGCGTGCGGGGGGTACGCATCGAAGGCGGCGCGCACGAGCCGGCCCGCACGAACTGTTTCGCGATCTACCGGATCGATTCGGGTTCGGGGACCGTTGCCGCCGGCGACGCTCATCACCCGTTCGGCCCCGCGTCGCTGTTGTTCTTCGTCCCCTACCAGTACATGCGGTTCAGTGCCGACCAGCCCGTCGGCGGTGAGGTGATCGAGTTCCACGCCAACTTCCTTTGCGTTGAAACGTTCCACGCGGAGGTGGGGTGCAGCGGCGCCCTCTTTAACGACCCGTATGGTGTTCCCCTGGTCGCTCTCGAAGACGGGGCGGCGGCCGAAGTTTCGGACCTGTTTTCCCGCATCCGCCGGGAGCAAACCGAGCGCGGGTTGGCGCACGTCGAGGCGTCGCTGGCTTACCTGAAGGTGCTCCTGATTTTCTCCACGCGCCTGAAAACCGGCGGCGGGGCGGGCTGTGGAACCGCGGCGGCCCACCGGCACCCGGTTCTGTCCCGGCTCGCGCTCCTGATTGAGCAGAACTATCGCACCTGGCACGCACCGGCTCAATACGCGGACGCCCTCCATGTGACGGCGAAGGTGCTCGGGCGGCTCGTCCGCGAGCACCTCAACACCACCCTCACGGACCTGATCCGGAACCGCGTCCTCACCCACGCGAAATGGCAGCTCCTGCACACGCTCCGACCGGTGAAGGAGATCGCCCAGGAGGTGGGCTTCGGCGACGA belongs to Gemmata obscuriglobus and includes:
- a CDS encoding helix-turn-helix transcriptional regulator, whose translation is MDDSHPSGSDFYDPRTGGQALRVRGVRIEGGAHEPARTNCFAIYRIDSGSGTVAAGDAHHPFGPASLLFFVPYQYMRFSADQPVGGEVIEFHANFLCVETFHAEVGCSGALFNDPYGVPLVALEDGAAAEVSDLFSRIRREQTERGLAHVEASLAYLKVLLIFSTRLKTGGGAGCGTAAAHRHPVLSRLALLIEQNYRTWHAPAQYADALHVTAKVLGRLVREHLNTTLTDLIRNRVLTHAKWQLLHTLRPVKEIAQEVGFGDELYFSRLFKKATGVSPRYFRDFETAVRGGSNLSMSSGRASILQTVGGADHSVVGADALGRTGGGGTEGSTRRHDNEPAETV